One region of Theileria equi strain WA chromosome 4 map unlocalized gcontig_1105316255039, whole genome shotgun sequence genomic DNA includes:
- a CDS encoding conserved hypothetical protein (encoded by transcript BEWA_052910A), with translation MSKKQLVFCTSNQEKVKDLQHILGEDFLVVNVSIDLAEIQGSPEEITLAKAKEAYRLLKKPLIVEDTCLCFNAFGGLPGPYIKYFLLNIGPQGLYKTLEKFEDKTGYALCTFGYADENDVKIFKGRVNGTIVEPRGKIDISWNSIFEPNGYDKTFSELSFEEKNKVSHRYRAAMELKVRSLL, from the exons ATGTCTAAAAAGCAGCTTGTCTTTTGCACTTCGAACCAAGAGAAGGTTAAAGATTTACAACACATTTTGGGTGAAGACTTTTTGGTGGTTAACGTTTCGATAGATC TTGCCGAAATCCAAGGAAGTCCGGAAGAAATAACATTGGCCAAGGCCAAAGAAGCTTATCGTCTCTTGAAGAAGCCATTGATTGTGGAAGATACATGCCTTTGTTTCAATGCCTTTGGTGGACTTCCTGGACCATACAT AAAGTACTTTTTGTTGAATATCGGACCCCAAGGCCTATACAAGACGCTAGAAAAGTTTGAG GACAAGACCGGTTATGCTCTCTGCACGTTTGGCTATgctgatgaaaatgatgtcAAGATATTTAAAGGAAGAGTAAAC GGAACAATCGTTGAGCCTAGAGGCAAAATTGACATTAGCTG GAACTCCATATTTGAACCTAATGGATACGACAAGACATTTTCGGAGTTGAGCTTTGAGGAGAAGAATAAAGTTTCACATCGATATCGCGCAGCCATGGAACTAAAGGTTCGTTCACTATTATAA
- a CDS encoding hypothetical protein (encoded by transcript BEWA_052900A) yields MGEIGDSSPSTAAKQMDNGEKTLNSGLYTSFVQMLSVKIIDYYVVSSCCKSYTLYTIKYNDFGRIMVVTRRFSDFIELDSKLRELGESTFLKLPEKKYFGNTEPFFIVKRQQELRAYINLILQKGSPEQLLCFFKFLGFSDESLLYLQLASAKSNLDRKNYIRTLSEYLVIPLDTRHMYVNTLTKCSVELFDNLSKPVEDIPFSNHYDGLSPGGSQDMPSPNNCNVFSSQNIKYYSSNNTRLTGNFDKIDVISGINSNLLSQVGRDPNMYIDLRLSNGLIFDILLISLKDSDSKLTCDVTSIFLYMINHYNANIRNMALNVKAIHYLVKAHSRLLVNNELYCLDFKHKGILNIYSCVTRGKKEYVNIFKSESNDRIPVTMDTADLSPRVYSVEQYWDVVSTFYISVLSQSLEAVHLYIDDVNCWKKLYKLVTLHNGHTFEPFVAWLLYITSYQEDLFTIFPRDDHANDVIKKLYSSQSPTIKAISGIIISSLLIGNWFDPEDVPRAVSSIQRLFQLVADKRLHFSYVFSGESLLRIKNMLNDPNLYIDVKLFLLFSLRKHLSPALKELNAIALNWDIPIELIVSSGDSSLSISRLEKLLLKFLDDVDLDLYFVNMNEITMDNVQYVDSEIYPKFIDNFKAIFRTLYIQKFKNISDTLSQILNSMTYELSGCKSTESEVNEFSGIRNDISMHYEICLSLLILPYTDSETSSDHLFTINLDPLLINKNSSLIYSNEIFLDGIKSKIFVDDPTTDTSEQISFPNRNGYTLDLSITFLTSRIEFNKAYLGVLKNRLADYEEMHMLYNEHILRCLKVVRRLMDAKPPSNINIQTTKAVKDDRLNSYDNFRGVIENFEIDGMEEVLEIKDNFSCISYDELSDYSQLMEAYDNTFSELIDYFKFVVYYYSLCRDVLKRFSKFVGRYEDAISRIHNKFDDIEHVKTEFVTDYLTFQREMETETNITKKLMDNITMSQRIQDMIKATNVKISSCKSRIGSTEERIHKVPVLINETVTKRKQMESKVEELNDEMGTIKDEILKFQSKMAEHESLKNSVSTKITSTMSLFSALDASVGKDSVEILNHLDAFVEIQESLRPEFINILSDNQYPNMVDPSVVEDLRNVVFRKSQEFQTEYDEICKEDVQMKINTLNSRLSSIDDTIYKVKHDIASLRRTEEGLKTNSLDETLSIQRLLIDNLETTNNQLQSELEKTTNSLTAIEVELGTIKANNVNLNLKMQQSRTVFLKNLKYQRMLRLESFSQILSLEFLARHITLEEAQINRILSIKPDVINKLTTLMEHENKSRMQLVASFKDAVNKFNDTTNFLSNI; encoded by the coding sequence ATGGGTGAAATCGGCGATTCAAGCCCATCTACTGCTGCAAAGCAAATGgataatggagaaaaaaCTCTAAATTCTGGATTATATACCAGCTTTGTTCAGATGTTATCGGTGAAAATCATAGACTACTACGTGGTATCGTCATGTTGTAAGAGCTACACACTGTATACCATAAAGTACAACGACTTTGGGAGGATTATGGTTGTTACGAGGAGGTTCTCGGATTTCATTGAATTGGACTCAAAATTACGTGAACTTGGTGAATCGACCTTCCTAAAGTTACCAGAGAAGAAATACTTTGGGAATACGGAACCATTTTTCATTGTAAAACGACAACAGGAATTACGTGCCTATATCAACTTGATATTACAAAAGGGTTCACCTGAGCAGTTGTTGTGTTTCTTCAAGTTTTTGGGTTTTAGTGACGAATCTCTTCTATATCTTCAATTGGCTTCTGCAAAATCTAACTTGGATAGAAAGAATTATATTCGTACACTCAGTGAATATCTTGTTATACCGTTAGATACAAGGCACATGTATGTGAATACTCTCACAAAATGCTCAGTAGAACTTTTTGACAATCTAAGCAAACCGGTTGAAGatattccattttcaaatCATTACGACGGATTATCACCTGGAGGGAGTCAGGATATGCCAAGTCCTAACAATTGTAATGTTTTCTCTTCCCAGAATATAAAGTATTATAGCAGTAATAACACAAGGTTAACCggaaattttgataaaattgACGTTATTAGTGGAATAAACTCAAACCTTTTGTCACAAGTTGGAAGAGATCCAAATATGTATATTGATTTAAGATTGTCTAATGGACTGATATTTGATATATTATTGATTTCCTTGAAAGATTCTGATTCAAAATTGACATGTGATGTTACAAGTATCTTTTTGTATATGATTAACCACTACAACGCAAATATTCGTAATATGGCACTAAATGTCAAGGCGATCCACTACTTGGTGAAGGCACATTCACGCTTACTTGTGAACAACGAGCTATATTGTTTGGATTTTAAACACAAGGGTATTCTTAATATATACTCATGTGTAACAAGAGGAAAGAAGGAGTATGTGAATATATTCAAAAGTGAGAGCAATGATAGGATCCCAGTAACTATGGATACCGCTGATCTTAGTCCTAGGGTGTATTCTGTGGAACAATATTGGGATGTTGTGTCTACGTTTTATATATCAGTGCTAAGTCAGAGCTTGGAAGCTGTTCATCTGTATATAGATGACGTAAACTGTTGGAAGAAATTGTACAAGTTAGTAACATTACACAATGGTCATACATTTGAACCATTTGTGGCATGGTTGTTGTATATTACGAGTTACCAGGAGGAtttattcacaattttCCCCCGAGATGACCACGCAAACGATGTCATTAAAAAGCTCTATTCTTCACAATCACCTACCATAAAGGCTATATCTGGTATAATAATATCCTCCTTATTAATTGGCAATTGGTTTGATCCTGAAGATGTTCCTAGAGCTGTATCATCTATCCAAAGGCTTTTTCAACTTGTTGCAGATAAAAGGCTTCATTTTTCATACGTGTTTAGCGGGGAATCTTTGCTTAGAATAAAAAACATGTTGAACGATCCAAACTTATACATTGATGTAAAGTTGTTTTTACTGTTTTCACTTAGGAAACATCTATCTCCCGCTTTGAAAGAGCTTAATGCTATAGCATTGAATTGGGATATTCCAATAGAGCTTATTGTTTCTAGTGGTGATAGCAGTCTCTCGATATCTAGACTAGAAAAGCTGCTTCTCAAATTCTTGGATGACGTTGATTTGGatttgtattttgtaaatatgaatGAAATAACGATGGATAATGTGCAATATGTTGATTCTGAGATATATCCCAAGTTCATTGATAATTTCAAGGCTATATTCAGGACACTTTACATTCAAAAgttcaaaaatatttccGACACTCTCTCACAAATCCTAAATTCAATGACATATGAACTCTCTGGATGTAAAAGTACAGAATCTGAAGTGAACGAATTCTCAGGAATTAGAAATGATATATCAATGCATTATGAAATTTGTTTATCTCtactcattcttccttacaCAGATTCAGAGACTTCCTCTGATCACTTATTCACGATAAATTTGGATCCTCTACtgataaacaaaaatagTAGTTTAATATATAGCAACGAGATATTTTTGGATGGCATAAAAagtaaaatatttgtagATGATCCTACTACGGACACTAGTGAACAAATTTCATTTCCTAATAGAAATGGTTATACTTTGGATCTCTCCATAACTTTCCTAACATCAAGGATTGAATTCAACAAGGCTTATCTTGGGGTTCTTAAGAACAGACTTGCAGATTATGAAGAAATGCACATGTTGTACAATGAACATATTTTGAGATGCTTGAAGGTTGTACGTCGTTTAATGGATGCAAAACCACCCTCTAACATTAATATTCAGACAACAAAAGCTGTCAAGGATGATAGGTTGAACTCATACGACAACTTTAGAGGTGttattgaaaattttgaaattgaTGGAATGGAAGAGGTTTTGGAGATTAAGGATAATTTTAGTTGTATTAGTTATGATGAACTTTCAGATTATTCCCAATTGATGGAAGCATATGACAATACGTTTTCAGAGCTCATTGATTATTTTAAGTTTGTAGTATACTATTATAGCTTATGCAGAGATGTTCTAAAGAGGTTCTCCAAATTTGTGGGTAGGTATGAAGATGCGATTTCCCGAATACATAATAAGTTTGACGATATAGAACATGTAAAAACAGAATTTGTGACCGATTACTTAACGTTTCAGAGAGAAATGGAGACTGAAACTAACATCACAAAGAAGTTGATGGATAATATAACAATGTCACAAAGAATTCAAGATATGATAAAGGCTACAAACGttaaaatatcatcatGTAAATCTAGAATTGGATCTACAGAAGAAAGGATACATAAAGTTCCCGTTTTAATAAATGAGACTGTAACAAAAAGAAAACAGATGGAATCAAAAGTTGAAGAACTCAACGATGAAATGGGAACGATAAAGGACGAGATACTAAAATTTCAATCCAAAATGGCAGAGCATGAAAGTCTCAAAAACTCTGTAAGCACAAAAATAACATCGACCATGAGCCTATTCTCTGCACTTGATGCGTCAGTAGGAAAAGATTCTGTAGAAATTCTGAATCACCTAGATGCATTTGTAGAAATACAAGAATCTTTGCGCCCAGAGTTCATAAATATATTATCGGATAATCAGTACCCAAACATGGTTGATCCATCAGTCGTTGAGGATCTCAGAAATGTTGTTTTTAGGAAATCGCAAGAATTTCAAACtgaatatgatgaaatttgtaaagaagaCGTTCAGATGAAGATAAACACCCTAAATTCTAGGTTGAGTAGTATTGACGATACGATATACAAGGTTAAGCATGATATAGCTAGTTTAAGGAGAACGGAAGAGGGGCTCAAAACAAATTCCTTGGATGAAACTTTGAGCATACAAAGACTTCTGATCGATAATTTGGAAACAACAAATAACCAACTTCAGTCAGAGCTTGAAAAAACGACAAATTCCCTAACGGCCATAGAGGTCGAACTCGGAACCATAAAAGCCAACAATGTCAATCTCAACCTCAAAATGCAGCAATCAAGGACCGTATTTCTGaagaatttaaaatatcaaagaaTGCTTAGACTCGAATCATTCTCTCAGATACTCTCCCTAGAGTTCCTAGCCAGACACATAACTCTCGAGGAAGCCCAAATTAACCGTATTTTAAGTATCAAGCCAGATGTAATAAATAAACTTACCACACTTATGGAACATGAAAACAAAAGTAGAATGCAGCTGGTTGCATCATTCAAGGATGCTGTGAACAAATTTAACGATACGACAAACTTTCTGTCAAACATCTAA
- a CDS encoding conserved hypothetical protein (encoded by transcript BEWA_052920A), with translation MSECIGTPRREYQENVIHGIRIAPTFNPYVELNKDKRYRLDNWPSRNWDDWNPNQCYARGGRRRFPIPKGFIPIKDELGEAHPPRLSGRYKADIEKQYYMNGLPWVWNPNYYTGKVHFHDREILEPKVWYRTAYRKRIMEMELKNLDKHIKDYKEHFVLKKRYSYFEKAVAGIAGEELSSKYIRQRKIPKVA, from the exons ATGTCAGAATGCATTGGAACTCCAAGAAGGGAATATCAAGAAAACGTTATTCATGGAATCAGAATCGCACCTACTTTTAATCCATACGTGGAGTTGAATAAAGATAAGAGATATAGGCTGGATAACTGGCCATCAAG AAACTGGGATGATTGGAATCCTAACCAGTGCTACGCAAGAGGTGGACGCAGGAGATTTCCTATACCAAAGGGGTTCATTCCTATAAAGGATGAACTCGGTGAAGCACATCCTCCTAGACTGTCTGGGCGATACAAGGCCGATATTGAGAAACAGTACTACATGAATGGGCTACCATGGGTTTGGAATCCAAACTATTACACCGGAAAGGTTCATTTTCACGACAGGGAGATCCTGGAACCAAAGGTCTGGTACAGAACTGCCTACAGGAAGAGAATCATGGAGATGGAACTCAAGAATTTGGACAAACACATTAAGGATTATAAGGAACATTTTGTATTAAAGAAGAGATACTCTTACTTTGAGAAGGCGGTTGCTGGAATCGCCGGTGAGGAATTATCCTCCAAGTACATTAGGCAGAGGAAGATACCAAAGGTAGCCTAA
- a CDS encoding conserved hypothetical protein (encoded by transcript BEWA_052890A), whose amino-acid sequence MHKRNPTRDRIPKRPRQPRARQQSTSLAGLLPIPEQLLPGLSQGLAPTQIQPPTHPKNRNVSVIKRKKSSECASALKHNDELDRIRSNVLIPNPPMEDLRGSGMPITPIQNFGSSHSLNPSIGMNPNMGNPLVPPPLDFMMNQHIGTGTSLGNHMANPFDNGLPKPPHGTMPNPLFPFQIANTPQILQYANTVQDFMDDKGPLFPPKNIETGKKRFLFSKHVKMGTNGFLNLPGLNRLKGRIKRLSHVLDSTTKALAKVRFALPSIFRMRYKYTLKPFEDAFLSNVELVYRFILFIHLIKGFRESVPFDLSKDSDFDENKEPTLRDKTILSFCNDSTDCSLVDVGANNGCNFNNRWVILKWNTAPSITYLKYFLDHFDYGKGGSKRLVFIRMINVDIIAENIELIKELSRSDEGIEEQFLQMLCYYCIVCNDESYITFISSILPSLSRSQSVCFYENIANLLDKTKCNLQTRYLECFIERILPICLSHDSEHWRHVIRGVVNILNPLRLGTRKKYTACAVTLLRSLKSYCENFVKCELTTCVVFHACLKYILQSSDDSCILIRGEAADLAIQIWLNEDGKRHVLGSLGYDSVRILGAISGIQSVKLNIWSDLLKNYTTFSISRNSDLFCMRNENLLFIILSNSEDIFSVLQFLEYKEASRICEILNTTKLNYHALFWFMNKYLRATKTSLALEKISTIIRFAFLCFPAFIRLHYEGLKGVDSSYSMNKFLNGTTVLGPFVNWMLTMATNTGNVGACLEIANIKISIFIDWLFYCHKFNSILLKHTNRSGLVKVTMSTSSNANFLLNCYLNSRPIIQNLVRSLNLPFVATIVEEQNSSGTEDATMSTFTDILGVILDSTRHFKKSGCARIDKDNGFSIVEKYDGEETRRLWALLQADNPLTILAASELLVFSFNSNVEFGRLLIDYLLHSIWNYCPDKVAVLSLGVISSIVACSLLVLILNKSRVNTLQSLIKELKRTILGKLCLIYNIGLEYLHIKIMRIPFEYVNDFKSISASTSFEVLTLSQELHGTSYAKVCSITDKKDQFCYENLLKYVIFQSFSLTLEFYMNFEYFMINGPANGTFIGKAPIPSFITNDIDNEPEEHKIIRLILELSYPSSESSVERLLHHLNTKLDDSVFPNYILQCSDREYDAENINPAETDSERAKKLDTKSDDELTIINSIRCSFRSPQRPGEDLDTCSQYMIGFTMDVIATLLTLCTLDNCAHNYCNTRRDSLFSLAYLDSNLLIDTLSNVFAQVSMENDKFCWELLYYIVSTSAAFENHKYGCKGTLSQALERFCKYRGLGNENACDGTFLFKKANIMTKVFLSSLSRISEMKRQPINDLLNAILERCIERSIDYENANGEAQLGNFSSSVEKLMPIRLVLEIIIHSNILWPHFRAFPSILMTLLKVSPVSTLASFLSSFSFLHTSNCYYLLGSSKNSHFNPFKHMENLSTAGDVENSDRANKDLEEYVRYILLKNTDVCAMNFRRYFISWQLLIRMYELEYCTKKMHMILRTDRGFLKNFTTGIISFDQLDDMEYLSGDSLHSTSNYEQIMDEDCCICYIGSSNTRSNFMIFSEGYTFSTPYDIFSSTNLHILSRILLDIVNMKNTRLTQVAIFSLFPVFIASAPTEPVLHHVLLSFNYLDLDRNSKAAILFMKYILLTVILNWFYRYSITFYYFTSTSFIDGKHKLVLDTDFVSRYVDRYCGDGSAVEFSFNYTTSKIPLEFVQTFLHIFN is encoded by the coding sequence ATGCACAAGCGCAATCCTACGAGGGATAGAATCCCCAAAAGGCCTCGTCAGCCTAGGGCAAGGCAGCAGTCCACATCCCTTGCTGGTCTTTTGCCTATTCCAGAACAGCTCCTTCCAGGCCTATCGCAGGGATTGGCTCCTACACAGATACAACCGCCAACTCACCCAAAAAACAGGAATGTTAGTGTtataaagaggaagaaatcGTCCGAATGTGCATCAGCATTGAAGCACAATGACGAATTGGATCGGATTAGGAGCAATGTCTTGATACCGAATCCACCAATGGAAGACTTGAGAGGATCAGGAATGCCAATTACTCCGATACAGAATTTTGGAAGCTCCCACAGTTTGAATCCATCTATTGGTATGAATCCTAACATGGGAAATCCGCTGGTTCCTCCGCCGCTTGATTTTATGATGAATCAACACATAGGTACTGGAACAAGTTTGGGTAACCATATGGCAAATCCGTTTGATAATGGCTTGCCAAAGCCTCCTCATGGAACAATGCCAAATCCATTATTTCCATTTCAAATTGCTAACACGCCTCAAATTCTCCAATATGCGAATACCGTCCAagattttatggatgataaGGGACCATTGTTTCCGCCAAAAAACATTGAAACGGGCaagaaaagatttttatTTTCGAAGCACGTAAAAATGGGCACCAATGGATTTCTAAATTTGCCAGGACTAAACAGACTAAAGGGAAGAATAAAACGGTTGTCCCATGTACTGGATTCTACCACCAAAGCGTTGGCAAAGGTAAGATTTGCTCTACCATCAATATTCAGGATGAGGTATAAATACACATTAAAACCTTTTGAGGACGCTTTTTTGTCCAATGTGGAATTAGTCTATagatttattttgtttattcatCTAATAAAGGGATTTAGAGAATCGGTCCCCTTTGATTTATCCAAAGATTCagattttgatgaaaataaagaacCAACTTTAAGAGACAAGACAATATTAAGTTTTTGTAATGATAGTACCGATTGTTCACTTGTTGATGTTGGTGCGAATAATGGTTGTAATTTCAATAATAGATGGGTAATCCTAAAGTGGAACACAGCACCATCTATAACATATTTAAAGTATTTTCTAGATCATTTTGATTATGGAAAAGGTGGGAGTAAACGACTCGTTTTCataagaatgataaatgTTGATATAATTGCCGAGAATATAGAATTGATAAAGGAACTTTCTAGATCAGATGAGGGAATAGAAGAACAATTTCTGCAAATGCTTTGTTATTACTGCATTGTTTGCAACGATGAGTCTTATATAACATTCATTTCTTCAATTTTGCCCTCCTTGTCCAGAAGCCAATCTGTTTGTTTTTATGAGAATATTGCTAACTTATTGGATAAAACAAAGTGTAATCTGCAAACTAGGTATTTAGAGTGCTTTATAGAGAGAATACTCCCAATTTGTCTCTCTCATGACTCTGAACATTGGAGGCACGTTATAAGAGGAGTTGTGAATATTCTCAACCCTCTAAGACTTGGAACGAGAAAAAAGTATACCGCATGTGCCGTAACTTTGTTAAGGTCTTTAAAGAGTTACTGTGAAAACTTTGTTAAATGTGAATTAACAACGTGTGTTGTATTTCACGCTTGCttaaaatatattttacagTCGAGCGATGATTCTTGTATATTGATAAGGGGTGAAGCAGCTGATTTAGCCATTCAAATATGGCTTAATGAGGATGGAAAAAGGCATGTTTTGGGATCTCTAGGTTATGATTCAGTTAGAATATTGGGTGCAATTTCTGGAATTCAATCTGTTAAATTGAACATATGGTCAGATTTGTTGAAAAATTACACAACTTTTAGTATATCTAGGAATTCTGATTTATTCTGTATGAGGAATGAAAATTTGTTATTTATAATATTATCTAATTCTGAAGATATTTTTTCAGTTTTGCAATTTTTGGAATACAAGGAAGCCTCTAGGATATGCGAAATATTGAATACAACAAAGCTAAATTATCATGCTTTGTTTTGGTTCATGAACAAGTACTTGAGGGCTACAAAAACATCCTTAGCTCTGGAAAAAATATCGACTATCATAAGGTTCGCATTTTTGTGCTTTCCAGCTTTCATTAGGTTGCACTATGAGGGCTTAAAGGGAGTGGACAGTTCTTATTCCATGAACAAATTTCTCAATGGAACGACTGTACTTGGTCCATTTGTAAACTGGATGTTGACTATGGCTACAAATACCGGGAATGTCGGTGCGTGTCTAGAGATCGCAAACATAAAGATATCCATTTTCATAGACTGGCTATTCTACTGCCATAAATTCAACTCAATTCTTTTGAAACATACTAACCGTTCTGGTCTTGTAAAGGTGACAATGTCTACATCCTCTAATGCCAATTTTCTTCTAAACTGTTATCTAAACTCTAGGCCTATAATCCAAAATTTGGTAAGGTCCTTGAATCTGCCTTTTGTTGCTACTATTGTTGAGGAACAAAATAGTAGCGGCACCGAAGATGCTACAATGTCTACCTTCACTGATATATTAGGAGTTATATTGGACAGTACTAGACATTTTAAGAAAAGCGGTTGCGCTCGTATTGATAAAGATAATGGATTTAGTATCGTTGAAAAGTATGATGGAGAAGAAACTAGAAGACTTTGGGCCTTATTACAAGCTGATAATCCTCTAACAATACTTGCAGCATCTGAACTGTTAGTTTTCTCATTTAACAGTAACGTAGAGTTTGGAAGACTTTTGATTGATTATCTTTTGCATTCAATTTGGAATTATTGTCCAGATAAGGTTGCTGTTTTGTCTCTCGGTGTAATATCTTCGATTGTAGCTTGCTCTTTGCTGGTTCTAATTTTAAATAAGTCTAGAGTAAATACTTTACAGTCACTGATCAAAGAATTGAAAAGAACGATTTTGGGAAAGCTCTGTTTGATATATAACATAGGTTTGGAATATTTGCACATTAAAATTATGCGTATTCCATTTGAATATGTGAATGATTTCAAAAGTATTTCGGCTAGTACTAGCTTTGAAGTGCTTACCCTTTCGCAGGAGTTACATGGAACATCTTACGCAAAAGTTTGTTCAATTACAGACAAAAAAGACCAATTTTGCTATGAGAATTTACTAAAGTATGTAATTTTCCAGTCATTTTCACTGACTTTAGAGTTTTATATGAATTTTGAATACTTTATGATAAATGGTCCGGCAAATGGTACCTTTATTGGAAAGGCTCCCATACCTAGTTTCATAACAAATGACATTGATaatgaaccagaagaacACAAAATCATAAGATTAATTTTGGAACTATCATACCCATCGAGTGAATCCTCAGTTGAAAGGCTATTGCACCATTTAAACACCAAACTCGATGATTCTGTCTTTCCAAATTACATACTGCAATGTAGTGACAGGGAATATGATGCGGAAAATATTAACCCTGCGGAAACTGATTCTGAGCGAGCAAAGAAACTGGATACAAAGTCAGATGACGAATTGACCATAATAAATTCTATAAGGTGTTCCTTCAGGTCTCCTCAAAGACCAGGTGAAGATTTGGACACTTGTTCTCAATATATGATTGGTTTCACCATGGATGTTATAGCAACTCTCTTGACACTCTGTACTCTTGATAACTGTGCACATAATTATTGTAATACCAGACGAGATTCTTTGTTTTCACTTGCCTACCTTGATAGCAACTTGCTTATAGATACTTTGTCAAACGTGTTTGCACAGGTTTCTATGGAAAATGACAAATTCTGCTGGGAGCTATTATACTATATAGTATCAACATCTGCTGCATTTGAGAATCACAAATATGGATGTAAAGGGACACTATCACAAGCATTAGAAAGATTTTGCAAGTATAGAGGTTTAGGTAACGAAAATGCCTGTGATGGTACATTTCTATTTAAAAAGGCTAACATCATGACAAAAGTATTTCTGAGCTCTCTTTCTCGTATCTCAGAAATGAAACGTCAGCCCATAAATGATTTGCTGAATGCAATACTCGAAAGATGTATAGAACGATCTATTGACTATGAAAATGCCAACGGGGAGGCACAATTGGGGAATTTTAGCTCAAGTGTGGAAAAGCTAATGCCAATTAGATTGGTTCTGGAGATTATCATTCACAGTAACATTTTATGGCCACACTTTAGAGCCTTTCCATCCATATTGATGACTCTGCTAAAAGTATCCCCAGTATCTACTTTAGCATCGTTTTTGTCCTCATTTTCCTTCCTTCATACTTCAAATTGTTACTATCTATTGGGTTCCTCCAAAAATTCTCACTTTAATCCATTTAAACACATGGAAAACTTGTCAACGGCTGGAGACGTTGAAAATAGTGATAGAGCAAACAAGGATTTAGAGGAATATGTTAGATATATACTCTTGAAAAATACAGATGTTTGTGCTATGAATTTTAGAAggtattttatatcatgGCAGTTATTAATACGAATGTATGAGTTGGAGTATTGCACGAAAAAGATGCATATGATATTGAGAACTGATCGGGgttttttaaaaaattttacaactGGGATAATTTCTTTTGATCAACTAGACGACATGGAATATCTTTCAGGGGATTCTTTGCATAGCACATCTAACTATGAACaaattatggatgaagacTGTTGCATATGTTATATCGGCTCTTCCAACACGCGATCGAATTTCATGATTTTTTCAGAGGgctacacattttccacTCCATATGACATATTTTCTAGTACGAATCTACATATATTGTCTAGGATACTCCTGGATATTGTCAATATGAAAAACACACGACTAACCCAAGTTGCCATATTTTCGTTATTTCCAGTTTTCATAGCTTCTGCTCCAACTGAACCTGTTTTGCATCATGTACTACTTTCCTTCAATTATCTAGACCTGGATCGCAACTCTAAAGCAGCGATTTTATTCATGAAATATATTCTACTCACTGTTATTTTAAACTGGTTTTACCGATATTCGATCACATTCTACTATTTTACGTCCACATCCTTTATTGATGGGAAACACAAGTTGGTTTTGGACACGGATTTTGTTTCTAGATACGTTGATAGGTACTGCGGAGATGGGTCTGCTGTTGAATTTAGCTTCAACTACACCACGTCTAAAATACCCCTGGAGTTTGTGCAGACTTTTCtccatatttttaattAG